From Girardinichthys multiradiatus isolate DD_20200921_A chromosome 13, DD_fGirMul_XY1, whole genome shotgun sequence:
TGTGCACAACATCCTCCAATGCAGGAACTAGTTCTGCTGATAAAGTCTTACCACGAGGGCCTCACGTTGCAAAAAAACTATCTGTAGCCTTTGGTGCGCCCGACCATGGCTGTGGCTCCATTAGTGCAAAAACGTATGAAGTCATCCTTGGTCAAGATATTGCGATATGACCCCAAAAAAGTCCTcgcctgttgtttttttctggtagTGCCCTGCAAAATAGGAAGTTTTCTCTTATAGCAACGCCATCTACAAAACGTATACAGGGGCCAAGAGCTGAGAATGTCTACTAAACACCAAAGACTCATCAAGTTGCCCTAACCCTAATAACACTTTCAATGTCTGCAGACATGTCATCAGTACATCTGGCAATGGTGTTATCTGAGAGAGGGACTTTAACTATGTCTTTAACCTTACCAGGGCCGAGCATCTCATTTACAATGACTTTGCATTCAGGTAGTATTAACTACTTTTTTGATGCACTATGACTTTTTTGATTTGGCTATGAGTTCAGCAACAGGGTAGCTAGCTGTGAGGGCTCTCTCATTCAGCTTTGTGGTTTTTCTCATAAAAGTTGCCTGTTTCTCATGTAGACGAACAAAGTAGTCCATCGGTTTGTTCTGAAGTGACGGGTGTTTTTTCTGGAGATGCCGTTTATGCTTGCAAAGCACCATGGAGCTGTTGTATAGCTTTTTCCCACACAACAGATTTGGTGCCGTTGCATCCCTGGTGAAAGTAAATAGGTGAATGAGTATTACATTTAGGGATGGATAGtgaattcggtacttttataggtaccgacgAATTCCATCGGTACTACTGAGTACCTATTCACGTAAATTCAAATGGTACCGGaacaccggttccccccaaggctgtgttctctctcctctgctcttctccctgtacaccaacagctgcacctccagtcaccagtctgtcaagcttctgaagtttgcggacgacaccaccctgatcggactcatctctgatggtgacgagtccgcgtatagatgggaggtggaccatctgttcgactggtgcagccagaacaaccttgagctcaacgctctaaagacagtggagatggttgtggacttcaggcagaacccagccccacctgcccccatcaccctctgtgactccacaattgacactgtggaatctttccgcttcctgggaaccatcatctcccaggatctcaagtgggagccaaacatcagctccctcatcaagaaagcccagcagaggatgttcttcctgcggcagctgaagaaattcaacctgccaaagactatgatggtgcacttctacacagccatcattgagtccatcctcacctcctccatcaccatctggtacgctgctgctacagccaaggataagggcaggctgcagcgtgtcattcagtctgctgagaaggtgattggctgcagtctactgtcgctccaggaactgtacacctccaggaccctgaagcgggcagggaagattctggctgatccctcccaccccggtcacagactctttgaaactctcccctctggcaggaggctgcggtccatccggaccaaaacctcacgccacaagaacagttttttcccatctgccaccagccttgttaacaaagcccggaaaccacactgacactccccccccccccccccttttttttttttgctgacaggacacctgtaacctgtaactctatgcgttacattaacgctcagcttggactcctgctttactcgcactgccatacttgcacaatgatcacctgcactgttgtattgctctggcatcttatactgctctatacttactctcactcacttaaaactgtgcacatatatttatattatattgtagatatgtttatactgtttaatttgtactgtattgcaccgactacgccaaaacaaattccttgtatgtccaaaaacgtacttggcaatgaagcttttctgattctgattctgattctgattctttcggtactgagggagtggaagagtgggtgattttccatgcgggacatgaacacagcattgtacgcacaagagcgtaatgaaGTCAGTAGCTgctggtaccgtcaacaaaACAAGCATGGCTccagtatggctccacttttcaaaacgTGGTGCAGATTACGGTCGCCACAATATTTTTGACGCGAAGTACAAGCCCAGcggcgggaatacttctaatctgaggaagcacctggttaagcacaagatttttcttGAGGCTAAGGAGTGCACATTTTTCGTCAGTCTCACATatacggctacaactcctgcatttggCACCGTTGGCATGCCTGTATCTGTTAGCAACAcgtcgtctgcagccagcaacatgggagaaaAAATGTTGGACACAACTGAGGTGTTACAAttcaaacagctggatgttgttgatatattcattaaagtttatatactgaaaaataaatgttaaatgtcaAATTGAAAAATTgcaagattttattattaaattaataacatttagggctgcacggtgcagttcgtagcactgttgccttgcagcaagaaggtcctgagttcgaCTTCGCTGGacgtctttctgcatggagtttgcatgttctccccgtgcatgtgtgggttctcaccgggtactccggcttcctcccacagtccaaagacatgcctgttcgctctggtctctctaaattgcccataggtgtgtgaatgagtgtgtgcatggttgtttgcgtgttgccctgcgatggaatggcgacctgtccagggtgtaccccacctccggcccatagactgctggagataggcaccagcttccctgccacccactatgaaagaagaggtatagaaaatgactgattgaataacatttattaccacataaaataaatacacacaaaagtaccaaaGGCTGGTAATGTTGATTACCAAAaccgattcccaggtaccgggATACCGTATCggttaaaatgtaaaaggtacccatccctaattACATTACTCTGCCAGAAAGGTGCAGGTGCCAGGCAATGGCATATTTCTAGCagataattaattattttcaaatgttttaagacTAATTAAGTAAAATTGGGTAATTTTCTACAATACACCTGACAATCTGTCATGGCAAAAATTGTTTGCCCTGCAAAGTTGTTGAAAATCActgttttagcctacttcatgttgtcaacaGATTCTGGAAGTGATTTCTTTATTCTACAAGTCTGGCAGTAATAAATCATGGATTGTGCTGGTAAAATCaaagttaataaataaaagggtcatgatttgaaaactgctttttgtatttgatgaggttgtctttgatattaaccctaaccctaaccctaaccctaaccttccCAGCAGTTTCTCATGAGGGTGGACTGAGCCATTTAAAGtgtcaaatttgaaaaagtggaacttaaagttggataaataaatataatcttCACTCTGAGACTGCATTTGGCAAGGTACTCGCCCTCACTTTCTGCTGGTTGTTTTTTGCTTCAGCTATGTTTGTGGAAACATGCAGGATTATTGGACACAAAAGCATAGATGTAGAGGTAAGGCTTAGTGAGCGACGAAGGCTTTTGAACACTAGCATAAGGACAGTCACATGCTATCTCCAGTCAGGGGTATGTTGGCACAGGATTGTGGATGTGAATATTTGGACGACGTCAGCGCTAACATGCAGGCACTGAGAACTGAGAAAGGCTAATTTTGGGGGGATTTAAGCAAacatttgtatgttttcttttttgccaaCCCTGGTTTCAATAAAACAGacttttttattgtgaaaccaAAGTAAAATATGATTCATGAAGTACTTGGGTGTATTATGCGGTAAAATGGAGATGCTATTTCCTATCCCCAGCAGCAACCGGGGCACACAGGCGGCGCACAAACATACGACCCACCGATAGCGGATATTTTCACACACATCACAGCACACAGGCTCTCAGCATCCATGCCCTGACCATAGGGAGTTTGTGCTGAGCTGGTTTGGATGTCAGGATGAATCAATGTGAGGACAGCTGAGTGGACATGCCTATTCATCTGCCaaagaaaagagagaggaaaaaaggGGAGCGAGAGATTCTAAAAGAAATGAGCCAAGCCCTGAAGCAACACGTTTGGCTGTGCGCGTTACTTATTTTATCCTTCAGAAAACATTGAATGTTTAAGGGATGGAAGCAGAGGAAGTGGATAGttgaatagattttttttatatatagaaGTGGGCTGCTCTGACAAAGACATAAGGTCCTAATGCTATACTGTCAAGGCGCCTAACTCCATACCAATGGGCCGTTTATACCCATCTGTTACCATTGCCCCTCTGACTTTATCCCCATTGTGTTAACTCATTACATTCGCCTTAACATTAAATCCTTAATTGCCACCCTCCAGTTTCTCCTGCACACCCCTCCCTCACCCCCGTATAGACAGTGCCACATTGCCTGTGCACTAATCTGGTAGCGTCTGCCTACAAAACACCTGCCATACCCGGAAAGACCCTCTGAACCCCTCAATACACCCATGCCAGCGTGAACAGATCAGTGTAGATGACAACATGCTTGCAGGCAGATGCAGTGGATGCAGATAATAAGGCAGCCTCACGCCTTATAAATCATAAATGCATACCTTGTTTTTCTCACATTTGTGAACTGAGAGTCGCTTTCTGTCCCGTCTATTTGCTCAGACTTGTATTGGAAGAGAGTGACGTAGAGGCCCAGGCCTCTTCATTTAACAATAACTCCTTCGACCCCCTAATGAGGGCTGGAGGTCCAGACGTAAGGCGATGTGACAGTTTTGGTGCTGCCAACACAATAGCAGGTTTCTCTTATGACTGCCTGGTTGACTATACATCACAGAGTACCTTCTTTTACTAAAACAAATGgtcacatttgcataaaatacatgtttaacCACGTCTTTACCATATAGTAGTCTTGCATAGTATGATACCTGGTCTGTTCCACTGTTCTGTGATTGGAGGATTTTCTAAAGGCcttatgttttttgctttatttctttgtgataaagatgtttaataaataataaaaccaacTTAATAAAGTTAACAAAGGTCTTCGTGAGCAAGGCGAGTCTCACAGCATTTACTCCATAACCACGCTCTGTCTCTGCCTGTGCCAGTCTGTGAGTTTCTGAAATGAAGTTTGTTGATCGCGCTTTATTGATTGGGAATTAGAGTGGATGGCCCCTAAGGGTTCATCCTGGTTGGGCCAGGAATGAATACAACTCTTCATGCTTCACCTCACACACTCATTTTAGGCATAGCAAAGCAAAGGACTGACAGACATGCCTGTTGAGACGCTTTAATATGTACAGACAGGCATCGTTCTTCTACTGTGGGACAAAAGCTCTGTTCCAAAATCTGTGGGATGCAGATGCGGGGGTTGTTTTTGTTACTGTTAGTGTGTATATCCCTAAAAAAGAGCTTTACAATTTtgggaaaacatttatttgcaatAATGTTGCTGATAATTATATTGATCATGATTCACTCCAATTTTCTGgacacttttctttctttaccatAAGACAATGTCCCTACAACTCTCCATGAACCCTAGTATCTCATCGAGTAAAGGAACATTCCTGTTGTGGGCATTAAAGAGATTTTAGAGTCCATTCAACTGGCTAAATATACTGTAGATATGCAgagaataaatgcaaaatacaaCAATTATTGGATCCGAACAGTCCTTTGTGATTGCGATATTTCAAACACAGCTATTGTAATgacgatatattgtgcagctctacccTAAAATACCGTGTGCAAGCCAAAGGAGACAACTGACAATGTTTGATCCCCCCCAGATAAAATCCATAcattggtaaatggactgaacttattaTATAGCACTCTTTCCAgccatacagaccactcaaagcgctttacactagagccacattcacccaatcacactcactcacacattcatacaccgatatgcagatcggtaggcaacttgaggtggAAATGAACCCCCaaaacaactactcttcctactgagccacagttgccatTGCCTCCTgaaatcacctaattagtaaaaagaGTACACCTGCACATCATataatctcagtgtaaatacAGCATTTCTCTAACGTTTGTTATAAAGCATTAgtgaaaaacaacagcaagcatcatgaagacaaaggaacagagcagatagCTCAGAAATAACGTAGGGAAATTTAAAGCTTGGTTAGGttataaatcaatattttaagctttggacatctcacagagcCTTTTCAGTTAATCTTTCAAACACTGAAATACTCTGGCACAACCTATTTTGACAGGTAACTTTTGAGGAGCTGTATAGATATCAGCTCAGGTggtagaatctgttgacagctGTTTGTCAGGCACTCCTAAAATTTAGCCTTCAAATTTGCAGTTTGTCatccatgttggggacacagcaagccCTGGGGcaaactgacagaagtgaggctgccatacactgGCGCCACTGCatcctctgaccaccatcagcaggcaaagtgtcttgcccaaggacacaacaactgaaacagacagagcaggggtttgaaccggcaatccaccggttacaggacgaacccctaccactgCCGCTACCATCGCTCTAGATGTACGAAGCTGGTTCAGAGCTGATAACCCTAAAGACCAGCCGGTGTTGCTGTAATAACAGGTTGTTCTATAAAGTGTTATCTGTTATatgccatgtatcatttttcatcTACTTCACAATCACctgctactttgtgtttttctatcaaataaaatcattatagaaaacactGAAGTTAGTTTGTGCTTGTAagatgacaaaatgtagaaatgttcaagggctataaataattttgcaaagcactgtatgttTGTAtaatgctgtcaaaaacaatttaatcttttaatgaAGTATTTTGTTGAACCTTAAGGTCTGTCAATTTGGTATCAATAATCATCTCAGACCTAATTTTGAGTTCTATTTTCAGGTAAACTTCTGGAACCTTTTTATCTTCAAAAGGTCAAGATGGAACCTAACGTGGTGACTTTTTTCAGAGTTGTGGTGCCTGCTTCAAGAACTTAATAACTTTTTGGGCCTAAACTTTGGATATTCATCAGATTATCTACGCAGCTGTTAACCCGTGAGATCTCCACGAAAAATAATGGAGACGGAGGAGAAAGAGGATGTATCACAAAGACAAACTGCTATTATAAAAGAGGCAGAGGAAGATGCAGCGTCGTGCCACACATGTGGTGTGTGTGGTCGTAGTTTTCCTCTGCTcagctctctctctcagcaCATGAGAAGGCACACGCGGGAAAAGCCGTACAAGTGTCCCTACTGTGAGCACCGGACAGCTCAGAAAGGTAGCCTTAAGGCTCATATCCGAAGCCATAAACTGGGTCTACTCAGCAAGAACCCTGGAGAAAATAAGGTGGAGGGAAACCAGGGACAAAAAGATGAGCCTGACATGCTTGACCTCCCTGAAATCATCAACATACCTGACAAAGCTCATTACATCAATGGGAAGGTGAAGAAGAAAGTAACtaagaaaaaagttaaaagtaaaaatagtgTCGAGGTTGGGGATGGGCCTTTCTCCTGCATAATTTGCGGCCAGGTTTTCCCTCAGGTATTGCTCCTTAAATCTCACTTGAAACGGCACCACAGCTCCCAAGATCACGGGTGTCGCATTTGTGGACGTCGTTTCCGCCAAGCATGGTTCCTCCAAAGCCACATGCGCATCCATCGGGTCAAAGCACAACTCCAAGGGGTAAAAAGCAATGAGCCGCCTACCATGATTAACGGGACACCTCAGGACCCAACGTCACTGATAAACGAAGAGTGCCTCTACGAGCTCTGCGCCGGCTGCGGTAACTTCTTTTATGACCGTACAACCTTGCAGATTCATGAAAAGCTGCACAAAATGAACCCAAAtcctaaaaatgaaaacatgaaaccCTCTGAGTTGCAAGTTGATAAGAAGCATTTTTTAGAAATTCTGAACCTCAAAAGTACTGACCCTAAGGGAACACCTAAAGAAAACATTCAGGGTAAGAGAATTCCAGAACTAGACCCAGTTTGTAGTTACCAAGCATGGCAGTTAGCCACAAGGGGACGACTAGTGGAGTCCTCAGAAAAATGTCTGGGCTGGGAGGAGAGGCTGGCTGATGCAGAGGTGGCATATGACATGGAGAAAGGAGAATATGTGCCCCTGAAGCAGGAAAAGAAGAGGAAACAAACTGACAGCTCCAACTCTAGTGTCAAGAAGAAGAAGGGTGACACAAGCCACGATCACACACCCAGCTCCCTAAGTCACGCTAAAGGTGGAGACAAAAAGATTTTCCAGAAGGACCGCATCATTTTGAATGGACTTGGTCACGCGTTTTATGAGGCACTGCAGACAAAGAAGGCAAGAGAACTCTCATCTAAGCCGAGTAAGAACATCAGGAGCCAAGAGCAGGAAGGTGAGCCTAGAAAAACACTCAGTGTCATTCTTCAAACATGCAATGGGTTTACCAGGTTAAATTTGAGATAAGGACAGTTGCTTAAAGGTAATGTCTTTCATTACGTTGGTCTCTGTAAGGTTTGATTACATGGAGAAATCCATCAAGGTGACGTTTTAAAAAATTGGTCAACCATTGTGAAGTCTTGTCACTGAAGGGGTAGACAGAGCCCTCTAGTGGATTTCTAATTAAATTACACCAACCGAAACTACATGAACAGTGATGGTGCATAGATGCATTTGAACCTTTCTTTTTTGAGAGGGGAGTGATGATACAACACTAATAATATTAACATTATCTAGCATAATTCTAGCAGGATGTTTGACCACTTTATTATCTGAAACAGGAGTCTATATAAATTCATTGGTTTCATGGAACTGATCTGGCTTCTAAAGtctatgcacacacacacacacacacacaattatatatatatatatgtacaggtccttctaaaaatattagcatattgtgataaagttcattattttccataatgtcatcatgaaaattaaacattcatatattttagattcattgcacactaactgaaatatttcaggtcttttattgtcttaatacggatgattttggcatacagctcatgaaaacccaaaattcctatctcacaaaattacgatctatgaacctaatcatctgaatcaacgagttaactctaaacacctgcaaaagatttttgaggcctttaaaactcccagcctggttcatcactaaaaaccccaatcatgggtaagactgccgacctgactgctgtccagaaagccactattgacaccctcaagcaagaggttaagacacagaaagaaatttctgaacgaataggctgttcccagagtgctgtatcaaggcacctcagtgggaagtctgtgggaaggaaaaagtgtggcagaaaacactgcacaacgagaagaggtgaccagaccctgaggaagattgtggagaagggctgattccagaccttgggggacctgcggaagcagtggactgagtctggagtagaaacatccagagccaccgtgcacaggcgtgtgcaggaaatgggctacaggtgctacattccccaggtcaagccacttttgaaccagaaacagcggcagaagcgcctgacctgggctacagagaagcagcactggactgttgctcagtggtccaaagtacttttttcggatgaaagcaaattctgcatgtcattcagaaatcaaggtgccagagtctggaggaagactggggagaaggaaatgccaaaatgccagaagtccagtgtcaagtacccacagtcagtgatggtctgggtgccgtgtcagctgctggtgttggtccactgtgttttatcaagggcagggtcaatgcagctagctatcaggagattttggagcacttcatgcttccatctgctgaaaagctttatggagatgaagatttcatttttcagcacgacctggcacctgctcacagtgccaaaaccactggtaaatggtttactgaccatggtatcactgtgctcaattggcatgccaactctcctgacctgaaccccatagagaatctgtgggatattgtgaagagaacgttgagagactcaagacccaacactctggatgagctaaaggccgctatcgaagcatcctgggcctccataagacctcagcagtgccacaggctgattgcctccatgccacgccacattgaagcagtcatttctgcaaaaggattcataactgtacatgaactgtatttgaaggttgacgttttttgtattaaaaacacttttcttttattggtcggatgaaatatgctaattttctgagataggaattttgggttttcatgagctgtatgccacaatcatccgtattaagacaataaaagacctgaaatatttcagttagtgtgcaatgaatctaaaatatatgaatgttaaattttcatcattacattatggaaaataatgaactttatcacaatatgctaatattttgagaaggacctgtatatatatatatatatatatatatatatatatatatatatatattacagacCTAACAGTTTTAACATTACTCTTCTTACTCTTGTGTTTGCAGATAAAGAGTCCTACTCTTGTGAGTACTGTGATTTCTACACTGTTGACTCCTCGCTGCTCAGATCCCACCTGCACAGCCTTCATCCCGGTCCCTACTGCAAACAGAGCACCAAGGTGGGCAACATCAGCAAAAGTGGTTCTTCGAGATACATGGACTACCTCAGGAGCAGGAGTGTGTTGCTCAGTCAGCCATACTGGAATCACTACACATATCCTCCAGGTCAGGAGTTTGCAGAGGGATACAATAAGATGGAAAAATCAAACGGGAGCGAGGTGAAAGAGGAGGTACATTCTGGTGGTGAAACTGGCAGTCTTCTCAATCTTTCTTCACCCTCCGCTACTGTTGAAAATGCTAATTATCCAGTCAAAACAGACAGTCCGGTGCAACATCAGTGTCTATACTGCTCCCACACTAGCAATTACCCAGAAGTCCTGTGGATTCATCAGCGAGTCACACACAGGGTGGATGGCAGCAGCTCTGTAGCACCAAAGTGGGCACCCTGCATAAGCATTTTAAAGAGCTTAAAAGCAGGGGCTTCTCAGTGGAGACGCACAGGACCACCACCGTTCCTGGAAGGCAAGGACTGCCCAACTTTACCCATCCCACGAACACAGCGCACACAGCCTCCAGGTTTCACCACCCAAAGCAGCAGTAAGCTCTCACTCCCAAAGACCCAGTCAAGCATCCCAAGACCCAAGCATCAGCCAAAGGACTCAAAATCCTCAGATGCAACACATTCTCGTGGGAAAGTGGTGTTCAAGCCTCAAAGGAAGTCTGCTGAACATAAACGAGTAGTAGATGTTGCAGGTAAAGCCTCCAGTTCCCAGCCTACTTCAATAAACAGTTCTTTGCACTCCAAGAGTCTCCTGAGCTTACAGCCTTCAAGCAGTCCCaaacacagaagaaacagagctaCTGTAGAGGGAGTCTTTCCACAGGAGGGTTTGGGTTTTATGTTAGCAAGAAATCAAAGTGGGACTTCTTCTAACGCAGTAGCTGATAGACCCCACTCCCGAAGGTACTCATGGGATTTTTCCTCTGGTCTTAAGGGTCCTGATCTTTGGGCATCCATAAATATGTGGGGGCTACATGGTGGGAAAGCATATTTAGATCCACACGTTTTTGCTCAGGAAAAAAGTGACTCAACAGGAGACACCTCAAAGGAGACGGACCTTTTAAGTCTCTTGAAGAGCTACAGTCCCCATGAGTTGGCAGCTTTTTATCAGCACTGGGGATATGTTGATCCAACACTGGATCCACAAGGTAAAGAGGATTTTATGAGCCaaatctaactttaaatattGAAAGCTGTAACAGGAAAAAACTGAGATTTATTTGGAAATTTACAGTGCCTTATAAAAACATTCACAGTAATTTCATCACATTAACaagcttcagtgtgttttactgggatttcatgtcacagaccaacacaaagtaatgtggGGTGGATGGAAATGACAGATGGtctcaacattttttttaaatctgaaaagcGAGGTGTTGATGATATGTATTCAGCCCAGTACTTCTATTATCTAGTATCTTTTCTTGCAGTTATAACTGCAGGTCTTTCGAGTTATGTCCTAGCTCTAGCCGTATATTTAGGGTAGGTTTCTTTCAGAAGATGGACGTCCACCCCAGCCTCTAAAATGTGCCCATgaggattgccttgtatttagcacCACCCATCTTCCAATCACATTTGATCAGCTTCCCTTTCCAACGTCATGGTGTGTCTGCACCATGAGAGTGTTTTTCAACCTAGAccaaaaaggttttttgttttttttcacatctgaCCAGAGCGCATTCAGCCACACATTTGCCTACACGGCTTTTGCTTTCTGTCAACAATATtgttttgccactcttccaaaaACACCAGTTTTGTGGGGTGTTCAACTAGTAGTTATCCTGACAACAcattctctcacctgagctgtggctctctgcagcttctccagagttaccacgggACTGTTAACCTGCCAGTGGGTTTCACGGTATTTTATTTTGGG
This genomic window contains:
- the LOC124879554 gene encoding zinc finger protein 516-like; translated protein: METEEKEDVSQRQTAIIKEAEEDAASCHTCGVCGRSFPLLSSLSQHMRRHTREKPYKCPYCEHRTAQKGSLKAHIRSHKLGLLSKNPGENKVEGNQGQKDEPDMLDLPEIINIPDKAHYINGKVKKKVTKKKVKSKNSVEVGDGPFSCIICGQVFPQVLLLKSHLKRHHSSQDHGCRICGRRFRQAWFLQSHMRIHRVKAQLQGVKSNEPPTMINGTPQDPTSLINEECLYELCAGCGNFFYDRTTLQIHEKLHKMNPNPKNENMKPSELQVDKKHFLEILNLKSTDPKGTPKENIQGKRIPELDPVCSYQAWQLATRGRLVESSEKCLGWEERLADAEVAYDMEKGEYVPLKQEKKRKQTDSSNSSVKKKKGDTSHDHTPSSLSHAKGGDKKIFQKDRIILNGLGHAFYEALQTKKARELSSKPSKNIRSQEQEDKESYSCEYCDFYTVDSSLLRSHLHSLHPGPYCKQSTKVGNISKSGSSRYMDYLRSRSVLLSQPYWNHYTYPPGQEFAEGYNKMEKSNGSEVKEEVHSGGETGSLLNLSSPSATVENANYPVKTDSPVQHQCLYCSHTSNYPEVLWIHQRVTHRVDGSSSVAPKWAPCISILKSLKAGASQWRRTGPPPFLEGKDCPTLPIPRTQRTQPPGFTTQSSSKLSLPKTQSSIPRPKHQPKDSKSSDATHSRGKVVFKPQRKSAEHKRVVDVAGKASSSQPTSINSSLHSKSLLSLQPSSSPKHRRNRATVEGVFPQEGLGFMLARNQSGTSSNAVADRPHSRRYSWDFSSGLKGPDLWASINMWGLHGGKAYLDPHVFAQEKSDSTGDTSKETDLLSLLKSYSPHELAAFYQHWGYVDPTLDPQATLQLNGSFGNEVHSSSESSKQKSSRSTPSSGSLHKGT